One Verrucomicrobiota bacterium DNA window includes the following coding sequences:
- a CDS encoding D-alanyl-D-alanine carboxypeptidase, with the protein MDARKWLCAFHLTLASLLPARLGGAVESNLILAAKSAALLDTYSGEFLYLKNENDRQYPASSTKILTALLVIEAGDLERPVTVDVEDTKVEPSSLDLKPGEQYTRRQLLYGLLLKSANDVAMALARDNAGSVEAFADKMNERAAELGAVSSHFVNPHGLHDPNHYTTAHDLALIARAAMQQPFFRQIVSTVYYTWHAPNGPISQLRNHNRLLRHFAGCNGLKTGYTRAAQQVLVSSALRESREVISVVLHTDKPGIWVDSKALLTFGLLKLGCSPESVVDTTDRPDESAETEDTSTH; encoded by the coding sequence ATGGACGCTCGTAAATGGCTATGCGCATTCCACTTGACCCTCGCTTCGCTGCTTCCGGCCCGACTCGGCGGCGCCGTTGAATCGAATCTGATCCTGGCAGCCAAGAGCGCCGCCCTGCTGGACACTTATTCGGGCGAATTTCTGTACCTGAAAAACGAGAACGACCGACAGTACCCGGCCAGCTCGACCAAAATCCTGACGGCGCTTTTGGTGATCGAGGCCGGGGACCTTGAACGTCCGGTGACCGTGGATGTCGAGGATACAAAGGTCGAACCGAGCAGCCTCGACCTCAAACCGGGTGAACAGTATACCCGCCGCCAGCTGCTGTACGGTCTGCTGCTGAAAAGCGCGAACGACGTCGCCATGGCGTTGGCCCGGGACAACGCCGGATCGGTGGAGGCGTTCGCCGATAAAATGAACGAGCGCGCCGCCGAACTCGGCGCAGTCTCCAGTCACTTTGTCAACCCACACGGGTTGCATGACCCCAATCATTACACGACCGCGCATGACCTCGCGCTCATCGCGCGGGCTGCGATGCAGCAGCCGTTTTTCCGCCAGATCGTCTCGACCGTGTACTACACGTGGCACGCACCAAACGGCCCGATCTCGCAGTTGCGCAATCACAACCGGCTGCTACGCCATTTTGCCGGGTGCAACGGTCTGAAAACCGGTTATACCCGGGCAGCCCAACAGGTCCTGGTCAGCTCGGCCCTGCGCGAATCCCGTGAGGTGATCTCGGTGGTGCTCCACACCGATAAACCCGGGATCTGGGTCGACAGCAAGGCGTTGCTCACCTTTGGCCTGTTGAAGCTCGGCTGCTCGCCCGAATCGGTGGTTGATACGACGGATCGTCCGGATGAATCGGCCGAGACCGAAGACACCTCGACCCACTGA
- a CDS encoding sigma-54-dependent Fis family transcriptional regulator yields MARILIVDDEPAMVEVISNLCRERGHQPFPYSSSEEALEALAKVNPQLVIVDVKMEKVGGFDMLRECREKHPQSAVVMITAYASVETAVEAMKMGAYDYITKPFKVDELQLCIQRALDYQAALRENTYLKKELRDRYKFENLVGTSERMQEIYKLIGKIADTDSTVLIQGESGTGKELVARALHYNSARQHQPFVTINCSALPENLLESELFGHKKGAFPGAVVDKIGLFEEAHNGSLFLDEINSMSPQLQTKLLRVLQERQLRRVGDARNVPINVRVIAASNEPLKAQIKLGGFREDLYYRLAVIPIEIPPLRERLEDVPLLVNHFLQKCAAHNGTEPKKIDGKAMERLGRYTWPGNVRELENAIERACALCENDTIKTSDLPPHVLHDSEVLDAQPETEWQVGQRLDEFVRNQERKYIEMTLRFNQGSREKTASMLGISIATLYRKLDLKHHRL; encoded by the coding sequence ATGGCCCGGATCTTAATCGTCGATGATGAACCCGCGATGGTCGAGGTGATCTCGAACCTTTGCCGTGAGCGCGGGCACCAACCCTTTCCGTACAGTTCGTCCGAAGAGGCCCTGGAAGCACTCGCCAAGGTGAATCCCCAGTTGGTCATCGTAGACGTCAAGATGGAGAAAGTTGGCGGCTTCGACATGTTGCGGGAGTGCCGCGAAAAGCACCCGCAGAGCGCGGTCGTGATGATCACCGCCTATGCCTCGGTTGAGACGGCGGTGGAGGCGATGAAGATGGGGGCTTACGATTACATCACCAAGCCCTTTAAGGTTGACGAATTGCAGCTTTGCATCCAGCGGGCGCTCGATTACCAAGCGGCCCTGCGCGAGAATACCTATCTCAAAAAGGAACTGCGCGACCGGTACAAATTCGAGAATCTGGTCGGTACCAGTGAGCGCATGCAGGAGATCTACAAGCTGATCGGGAAAATTGCCGATACCGACAGCACGGTCTTGATCCAGGGCGAGAGTGGGACCGGCAAAGAACTGGTGGCGCGTGCGCTTCATTACAACAGCGCCCGGCAGCATCAGCCGTTTGTGACGATCAATTGCAGCGCGCTGCCTGAAAACCTTCTCGAATCAGAGTTGTTCGGCCACAAAAAGGGCGCTTTTCCGGGGGCGGTCGTCGACAAAATCGGCCTGTTCGAAGAGGCGCACAACGGCAGCCTGTTTCTGGACGAGATCAATTCGATGTCACCTCAGCTCCAGACCAAGCTCCTGCGGGTTCTGCAGGAGCGCCAGCTTCGCCGTGTGGGCGACGCTCGCAACGTGCCGATCAACGTGCGGGTGATTGCGGCTTCGAATGAACCGCTCAAGGCGCAGATCAAGCTGGGCGGTTTCCGCGAAGACCTGTATTACCGGCTGGCGGTCATCCCGATCGAGATCCCGCCGCTGCGGGAACGGCTCGAGGACGTGCCTTTGCTGGTGAACCATTTCCTGCAAAAATGCGCCGCCCACAATGGCACGGAGCCCAAAAAGATCGACGGCAAGGCCATGGAACGGCTTGGACGCTACACGTGGCCGGGGAACGTGCGCGAATTGGAAAACGCGATCGAACGGGCGTGCGCCCTTTGCGAGAACGACACCATCAAGACTTCTGATCTGCCGCCGCATGTTCTGCACGACTCTGAGGTCCTTGACGCTCAACCGGAAACCGAATGGCAGGTCGGGCAACGGCTGGACGAATTTGTCCGAAACCAGGAACGGAAATACATCGAGATGACGTTGCGTTTTAACCAGGGCTCCCGCGAAAAGACGGCCAGTATGCTGGGCATCAGCATCGCTACCCTCTATCGCAAGCTCGATTTGAAGCATCACCGGCTGTGA
- the rpoN gene encoding RNA polymerase factor sigma-54: protein MAGPSMQQFQHLGLQQVLAPQLQQSLHILQAPTLELRNIVQQELQTNPVIEEEVAEYRDEERNSEDADFEKEFERLARLDEEWRDYMAQNVSYSARGQEDEERRQFFFDSIATQETLQQHLLDQLNTADADQPEREAAELIIGNIDDTGFLPVSVEEIANSSGKSLQELQTALKLVQTFHPVGVGARDLRDCLLIQLRRLGKENSLEYVIVDRYLDDLGKRRFPEIARKLGVSVNDVQAAAQFISTLDPKPGQIFSPDPNNYVLPDVTVEQVGDEFIAALTGDQIPHLRISKTYKDLMTQGNNGSEVRDYIRDKIRSGKFLIKSIHQRQQTILNIANEIVRRQHDFLKYGTAYLKPMTMVQIAEAVGVHETTVSRAISGKYMATPQGVFEMKYFFTPGYQTAEGESLSNTSVKEAINDLVRNEDPRNPLSDREIVNILSERGIPIARRTVAKYRSELNILPSNLRKQF from the coding sequence ATGGCCGGTCCCAGCATGCAACAGTTTCAGCACCTCGGTTTGCAGCAGGTGCTCGCGCCGCAGTTGCAGCAGAGCCTCCATATCCTGCAGGCTCCGACGCTCGAATTGCGCAACATCGTGCAGCAGGAACTGCAGACCAACCCGGTGATCGAAGAGGAAGTCGCCGAGTACAGGGACGAGGAGCGGAACAGTGAGGACGCAGATTTCGAGAAGGAATTTGAGCGCCTGGCCCGCCTTGACGAGGAATGGCGGGATTACATGGCCCAGAACGTCAGCTATTCGGCCCGAGGCCAGGAAGACGAGGAACGCCGCCAGTTCTTTTTTGATTCGATCGCGACGCAGGAGACGCTGCAGCAGCACCTGCTGGACCAGTTGAACACGGCGGACGCCGATCAACCGGAGCGGGAAGCGGCGGAACTGATCATCGGCAACATCGATGACACCGGATTTCTGCCGGTCTCGGTGGAAGAGATTGCGAACAGCTCCGGCAAGAGCCTCCAGGAGCTGCAGACGGCGTTGAAACTGGTGCAAACGTTCCACCCGGTTGGCGTGGGGGCGCGCGATTTGCGCGATTGCCTCCTGATTCAGCTCCGGCGTTTAGGCAAGGAAAACAGCCTCGAATACGTCATCGTCGACCGGTACCTGGATGATCTCGGAAAGAGGCGCTTCCCGGAAATCGCCCGAAAACTGGGGGTGAGCGTGAACGACGTACAGGCTGCCGCCCAGTTCATCTCGACCCTTGACCCAAAGCCCGGCCAGATCTTTTCTCCGGACCCGAACAATTACGTGCTGCCTGACGTGACGGTGGAGCAGGTGGGCGATGAATTTATCGCCGCACTGACCGGCGACCAGATCCCGCACCTGCGGATAAGCAAGACTTATAAAGACCTGATGACCCAAGGGAACAACGGGTCGGAAGTCCGAGACTACATTCGCGATAAGATCCGAAGCGGCAAATTTCTAATAAAAAGCATCCACCAGCGGCAACAGACCATCCTGAATATCGCCAACGAGATCGTCCGCCGGCAACACGATTTCCTTAAGTACGGAACCGCCTATCTGAAGCCGATGACGATGGTGCAGATCGCCGAAGCGGTGGGGGTGCACGAGACTACCGTCAGCCGGGCCATTTCCGGCAAGTACATGGCGACGCCTCAAGGGGTGTTTGAGATGAAATATTTCTTCACCCCGGGCTACCAGACCGCCGAAGGCGAGTCGCTCAGCAACACAAGCGTCAAAGAGGCAATCAATGACCTGGTTCGTAATGAAGATCCGCGCAACCCGCTAAGTGACCGTGAAATCGTGAACATTTTATCCGAACGCGGAATTCCCATTGCGCGCAGAACCGTGGCGAAGTACCGGTCGGAACTGAACATTCTGCCGAGTAATCTTCGAAAACAGTTCTGA
- a CDS encoding gliding-motility protein MglA, with the protein MPIINYASKEIQFKVVYYGPALCGKTTNLAYIHSRIPEGHRGDLVSLATAADRTLFFDFLPLNSVILQGFKTKFQLYTVPGQVMYNTTRQLVLRSVDGVVFVADSQWEKVADNVDTFRNFEENLLKQNVPLDDLPYVLQFNKRDLENAAPVGYLEYLLNNRKRRVPSFEAVASTGHNVFAALDAVTQLLLHRFDREHQLMHRNVKAG; encoded by the coding sequence ATGCCGATCATCAATTACGCAAGCAAGGAGATTCAGTTCAAGGTCGTCTATTACGGGCCGGCCCTCTGCGGGAAAACGACCAACCTTGCCTACATTCATTCCCGCATCCCGGAAGGTCATCGAGGGGATCTGGTCTCGCTCGCGACGGCTGCGGACCGGACGCTCTTCTTTGATTTTCTGCCGCTTAATTCCGTCATCCTGCAAGGATTCAAGACGAAATTTCAGCTCTACACAGTCCCCGGCCAGGTGATGTACAATACCACCCGGCAACTGGTTCTTCGAAGCGTTGACGGCGTCGTCTTCGTTGCCGATTCGCAGTGGGAAAAGGTTGCGGATAACGTCGACACGTTCCGGAATTTCGAGGAAAACCTTTTGAAGCAGAACGTGCCCCTCGATGACCTGCCGTACGTGCTGCAGTTTAACAAAAGGGACCTGGAGAATGCCGCGCCGGTCGGGTACCTGGAATACTTGTTAAACAACCGCAAACGGCGGGTGCCGAGCTTTGAAGCCGTCGCCAGTACGGGCCATAACGTTTTTGCTGCCCTGGATGCAGTGACGCAACTGCTGCTGCATCGTTTCGACCGAGAGCACCAACTCATGCACCGGAACGTGAAGGCCGGTTGA
- a CDS encoding MotA/TolQ/ExbB proton channel family protein, protein MLDYMQKGGPLMWLILLCSVVSVAVVAERLLYYRRASIDVGEFLQGLSNLLRNRRYAEARVECQTAAIPVTRVIHAAISRHHLTRSELREIVQEAGQLEVPKLERNLGILVAIGYVAPLLGLLGTVTGLIQAFVQLSTNNGYATLAEVSGGIYQSLLTTAGGLVVAIPTILAYCHLSARLNALLHEMERAGIEVVNLLSEAQGSPEIIQFGQAAAPAARERR, encoded by the coding sequence ATGCTAGACTACATGCAAAAGGGCGGGCCGCTCATGTGGCTCATCCTGCTGTGTAGCGTCGTCTCTGTGGCCGTGGTTGCCGAGCGGCTTCTCTACTACCGGCGCGCGTCCATCGATGTGGGTGAGTTTTTGCAGGGGCTATCGAACCTGCTGCGCAACCGCCGGTACGCCGAAGCACGCGTGGAGTGCCAGACTGCCGCGATCCCGGTAACCCGGGTGATCCACGCCGCGATTTCCCGGCATCACCTGACCCGATCCGAACTGCGGGAGATCGTGCAGGAGGCCGGCCAGCTCGAGGTGCCGAAATTGGAACGTAACCTCGGGATACTGGTTGCCATCGGCTACGTGGCGCCGCTGCTCGGGCTGTTGGGAACGGTGACGGGTTTGATTCAGGCGTTTGTGCAACTTTCCACCAACAACGGCTACGCCACCCTGGCCGAAGTTTCCGGCGGTATTTATCAGAGCCTGCTCACTACGGCGGGCGGTCTGGTGGTGGCTATCCCGACCATCCTCGCCTATTGCCACCTCTCAGCCCGGCTCAACGCGTTATTGCACGAAATGGAACGTGCCGGCATCGAGGTGGTCAACCTGTTAAGCGAAGCCCAAGGAAGCCCCGAAATTATCCAATTCGGCCAAGCCGCGGCGCCGGCCGCCCGAGAACGGCGATGA
- a CDS encoding biopolymer transporter ExbD produces MKLARSVRLNPYLVFLVPLVDVVLLLALLFLVSTTFLLHSGVSVRLPYSNFTLGPEKNPLILTITAGPFPTIFYRDQPVTLPELAKGLPQESGQDVEVVIRADRDTPQGLVVQVMNVCLGRGFNVMLATSSKKE; encoded by the coding sequence ATGAAGCTGGCCCGCTCCGTCCGGCTGAATCCGTACCTGGTTTTTCTGGTCCCGTTAGTGGACGTCGTTTTGCTGCTGGCCCTGCTCTTTCTGGTCAGCACCACGTTCCTGCTGCATTCCGGCGTGAGCGTCCGGCTGCCGTACTCGAATTTCACCCTTGGACCGGAGAAAAATCCGCTGATCCTGACGATTACGGCCGGCCCGTTTCCCACCATTTTTTATCGTGATCAACCGGTGACGCTGCCGGAGCTGGCCAAGGGGTTGCCGCAGGAGAGCGGGCAGGATGTGGAAGTGGTCATCCGGGCTGATCGCGACACACCGCAGGGGCTGGTGGTTCAAGTCATGAACGTCTGCCTCGGGCGCGGCTTCAACGTGATGCTGGCGACCTCGTCGAAGAAGGAATGA
- a CDS encoding GuaB3 family IMP dehydrogenase-related protein, which produces MGMFIGRNRKARVTYGFDEIALVPGSVTINPREVDITFTVPKPDGGTLQLAIPILASAMDGVVDVKFAIEMGRLGGLAVLNLEGVQTRYKAPEEVLYKVLEADKENVTALLQKVYQEPVQPGLIAARIKQIKDAGAIAAVSSIPQQAEHYGRIAQEAGVDVFVVQSTVSTVRHISSEYKSLDLKRFCAEMQCPVIVGNTVGYDVTLEIMECGVAGVLVGVGPGAACTSRGVLGLGVPQVTATVDCAAARDHFFKKTGRYVPIITDGGMSKGGDVCKALACGADAVMIGSAFAKAVEAPGKGYHWGMATPHANLPRGTRIRVGTTGPLRQILFGPAEVDDGSQNLVGAITTCMGNVGAANLREFQETEIIIAPSIRTEGKLFQQVQMVGMGSRNS; this is translated from the coding sequence ATGGGAATGTTTATCGGCCGGAACCGGAAAGCACGGGTGACTTACGGTTTCGACGAGATCGCGCTCGTGCCTGGGAGCGTCACGATCAACCCGCGTGAAGTTGACATCACGTTTACGGTTCCGAAACCGGACGGCGGCACCCTGCAGCTGGCCATTCCGATCCTTGCAAGCGCGATGGATGGAGTGGTTGACGTCAAATTTGCGATCGAGATGGGGCGCTTGGGCGGCCTGGCGGTGCTGAACCTGGAGGGTGTGCAAACCCGCTATAAAGCCCCTGAAGAAGTTCTGTACAAGGTGTTGGAGGCGGACAAGGAGAACGTCACGGCCCTGCTGCAAAAGGTTTACCAGGAACCCGTGCAACCGGGACTCATTGCCGCGCGCATCAAACAGATTAAGGATGCCGGCGCGATCGCCGCGGTGAGCTCCATCCCGCAGCAAGCCGAGCACTACGGCCGGATCGCTCAGGAAGCCGGCGTGGACGTGTTTGTCGTGCAAAGCACGGTTTCGACCGTCCGTCACATCTCTTCCGAATACAAATCGCTAGATTTGAAACGGTTCTGCGCCGAGATGCAGTGTCCGGTGATCGTGGGCAACACCGTCGGTTACGACGTTACCCTGGAGATCATGGAATGCGGCGTTGCCGGGGTCCTGGTGGGCGTCGGTCCCGGCGCAGCCTGCACCTCGCGCGGGGTGCTTGGGCTCGGCGTGCCCCAGGTGACTGCGACGGTCGACTGTGCGGCTGCGCGCGATCACTTTTTCAAGAAGACCGGCCGCTACGTGCCGATCATTACCGACGGCGGCATGAGCAAGGGCGGCGACGTTTGCAAGGCCCTGGCCTGCGGGGCCGATGCAGTCATGATCGGAAGCGCGTTCGCCAAGGCCGTCGAGGCGCCCGGCAAGGGCTACCATTGGGGCATGGCCACGCCCCACGCCAACCTCCCTCGGGGTACCCGCATCCGTGTGGGAACGACCGGTCCGCTCAGACAAATCCTCTTCGGCCCGGCTGAGGTGGACGACGGCAGCCAGAACCTCGTAGGCGCCATCACGACCTGCATGGGGAACGTGGGAGCCGCCAACCTGCGGGAATTCCAGGAAACCGAAATCATCATCGCCCCTTCAATCCGTACCGAGGGCAAGTTGTTTCAACAGGTGCAAATGGTGGGGATGGGATCGCGAAACTCTTAA